The genomic DNA GTGACGAGTTCGCCCGGTGACGGTACCCGCATACTCATCACCGTGCCCGCGGCCGGGCCGACCGCGGACGGCACCCTCCCGGACGGGGCTCCCGCCGGGACTTCCACGGACGGAACGTGCACGACCGGAATCGCCACGGACGGACAGGTCTGAATGACGAAGAAACCCACGCCCGCCACCCCGCTCCGCGTCATACTCGCCGACGACCACACCGTGATGCGCACCGGTCTCGTCGCGCTGCTCGCCGCCGAGCCCAGCATCGAGGTCGTCGGCGAGGCCGGCGACGGCCGCGAGGCCGTCGCCCTCGTCGCCCGCCTCGACCCGGACGTCGCCCTGCTCGACCTGCGGATGCCGCGGCTCGACGGCGTCGGCGCCACCGCCGCGATCGTCGCGGCAGCGGCGCGTACCCGGGTACTGATCCTCACCACGTACGACACGGACAGCGAGATCGAGCGCGCGGTCGAGGCCGGTGCCACCGGCTATCTGCTGAAGGACGCCACCCGCGCCCAGTTGGTCGACGCCATCCACGCCGCCTCCCGCGGGGAGACGGTCCTCGCGCCCCGCGTGGCCCAGCGCCTGGTCGCGAAGATGCGCAGCCCGGCCCCGGTGACGCTCACGCCGCGCGAGTCCGAGGTGCTGGCGGGCGTGGCCGAGGGGCTGTCGAACGCGGAGATCGGCAAGCGCCTGTTCATCGGCGAGGCCACCGTGAAGACGCACCTGCTGCGCATCTTCGCCAAGCTCGACGTCAGCGACCGTACGCGCGCGGTCGTCGTCGCCCTGGAGAGCGGCCTGCTGCCGGGCCGTTGAGACGGACCGACCCCTTCCTGGTTGCGCGCGGCGCGCGCACAATGCGGTCGAGACCGCCGCCGTCCGGAAGGCAGGGACCCGTGAGCCGACGCCGTACCGCACCTCCGTTACGCACCACCGCCACCGCCGCCGTCCTCGCCGTGCTCGGCGCGCTGCTGACCGTGCTCGCCCCGCCCGCCTCGGCGTCCGCCCCGCCGCAGCCCGCCGCGGCGACCGCGGTGCGCGGCGGCGAGGCGCTGTACGGGGCCTCGTACGCCTGCACGCTGGGCTTCAACGCCGTGAGCGGCGGCACCACGTACGGCATCATCGCCGGCCACTGCGCCGACGTCGGCAGCACGTGGGCCGTCGACACGGAGGGCGGCCGGGTGTCCGTCGGCACGACCGCGGGAGCGGTCTTCCCCGGCAGCGACTACGGCATCGTCCGCTACACCAACACCTCCGTGTCGTACCCCGGCGAGGTCAAGGGCAGCGGCGGCGCCCCGGTGGACATCACCGGCGCCGCCGACCCGGCGCCCGGCATGTCGCTGTGCCACTACGGGCGCGTCGGCGGCTACCGCTGCGGCACGCTCCAGGCGGTCAACCTCACCGTGAACTTCCCCGGCGGGGCCGTCTCCGGGCTGTTCCGCTCCAACATCTGCTCCGAGCCCGGCGACACCGGCGGACCGGCGTTCTCCGGCGGCCGGGCGGTCGGCATCATCGTCGGCAGCAGCGGCAACTGCACCAGCGGCGGCGTGACGTACTACCAGCCCATCAAGGAGATCCTGGCGGCCTACGGGCTCACGCTGTCGTAGCCGCGGGCGTACGGGCGAGGAGGTCGCGCAGCGCCGCGGCCACCTCGTCCGGCGCCTCCTCGGCCATGAAGTGCCCGCAGGTCACGGTGGCGTGCCGCAGGCCGGGGGCCCAGGCGCGCCAGCGCGCGGCCGCGTCGAAGCCGAGCGCGGCGCCCCAGTCCTGCTGGAGGACCGCGACCGGCATGCGGAGCCGGTTGCCGGCGTTGCGGTCGGCGGTGTCGTGCTCGACGTCGATGCCCGCGGAGGCGCGGTAGTCCGCCACGATCGACGGCACCGCTTCGCGGGACGCGGCGAGATACGCGGCGCGTATCTCGGCCGGGATGGCGTCCGCGCCGCCGGACCAGATGTCGAGGAAGTGGCCGAAGAACGCGTCCGGGGCGGCGGCGATCATCTCCTCGGGCAGGCCCGGCGGTTGCGCCATGAGGTACAGGTGGAAGCCGACCGCGGCCGGCACCCCGTGCATCACGTCCCACATGTCGAGCGTCGGCAGCACGTCCAGGCACGCCAGATGAGTCACCGCGCCCGGGTGGTCGAGCCCCGCGCGGAACGCCACCAGCGCGCCGCGGTCGTGCCCCGCGAGCGCGAAGCGCTCGTACCCCAGCGCGCGGGCGAGCGCCACGATGTCCTCTGCCATCGTGCGCTTCGCGTACGCGCCGCCCGGCCCGCCCGGAGCCTCGGCCGGCTTGTCGCTGGCTCCGTAGCCTCGCAGGTCGGGGCAGATGACGGTGTGGTCGGCGGCGAGCCGGGCGGCGACGTGCCGCCACATGAGGTGGGTCTGCGGGAAGCCGTGCAGCAGCACGACGGGGCTGCCGTCGGGGTTGCCGCCGACGGCGGCGCTGAGGGCGACGCCGTCGGCGACGGTGACGCGCCGGTAGCCGAAGCCGGGGATGCGGGGGGACATCGGGGGATTCCCTTCGTAGCCGATCGTTGTCCCCAGCGTGCGCGGCGCGGATGAGCAGCGGATGAGCGCGCTGTACGGTGGCGCCCGGCGGGGCCCGGGCGGGGCCGGGCCGGGTCTGGAGAGGTGGTCGGCGGTGCGGGTCCTTTTCGGCGTACTGGGGCCGGTGACGGCCTGGGACGGCGACGGGGCCGGGTCTTCCGGCGACGGGGCCGGTGGCGCCGCGGACAGCGCGATCGCGCTGAAGGGGCCGCGGCACCGGGCCGTCCTCGCCCGCCTGATCGTCGCGCGCCGCCGCGTCGTCCCCGTCGGCCTGCTGGCCGAGGACCTGTGGACCGACCCGCCCGCGGACGCCGTGGGCACGGTACGCACCTTCGTCGCCGCGCTGCGCCGCGCCCTCGAACCCGGCCGCCCGCCGCGCGCGCCCGCGCGGCTGCTGGTCACGCAGGGCCCGGGGTACGCGCTGCGCGCCGAACCCGACTCCGTCGACGCGTGGCGCTTCGAGGCGGCGGTGGGCGAGGCGGGAGCCTTGCCGCCGGGGGAGGCGGTGGCGCGGCTGGATCAGGCGCTGGGTTGGTGGCGCGGCCCCGCGTACGCGGAGTTCGCCGACCTGCCCTGGGCCCGTACGGAGCGCTCACGCCTCGCCGACCTGCGCCTGCACGCCGTCGAGTTGCACGCGGAGGCCCGGCTGTCGCTGGGCCGCGCCGCGGAGACGGCGGCGGACCTGGACGCCCACGTGGCCGGGCACCCCTGGCGCGAGGACGCCTGGCGGCTGCTGGCGCTGGCCCTGTACCGCGCGGGCCGCCAGGCCGACGCGCTCGCGGTGCTGCGCCGGGCGCGCACGATGCTGGGCGAGCAGTTGGGCGTGGACCCGGGCCCGGCGCTGCGGCGACTGGAGACGGACATCCTGGCGCAGGCGGACCACTTGGAGGGGCCGGGCGGCGGGCGGGAGGTGGGTGCCGGCGGCGGTCCTGGAGGGCGTTCCGCGGGCGCGGGCGGGGAGGGAGTGGAGCCCGAGGGGCGGCGGCAGGGGATCGGTGGCGTGCCGGACGGCGGTGGTCCGGCCGGAGCGGCGGAAGCGCCGGCGCCGGGCGTTGGCGGCGGTGGCACAGACGACCGTGGCGGTTCGGGTCCCGACAGCCGCGTGTTCGGCGAGCGGGCCGGTGCCGGGCGGGACGGCGGGGATGCCGGTGGCGGTGAGGGGGAAGGGGTGCGGCGGGTGTGGGCCGAGGCCGCGGCCGCGTACGACCGGGCCGTTGCCGGCGGGGCACGGGCCCGGCTGGAGTCGACCGTCGGGCTGCTGCGCAGCCTCGCCGTCACCGGGGGCGGCGGGCTCCAGGCCGCGCGGCGGCACCGGGTGGCGGCCGTCGAGGCGGCCGAGGAGTCGGGTGACCCGGAGCTGACCGCCCGGGTCATCGGCGCGTACGACGTGCCCGCCGTCTGGACCCGTGTCGACGACCCGGAGCAGGCGGCCCGTGTGGTGGCCGCGGCCGAACGCGCCCTCGCCGCGCTGCCGCCCGCCGAGCACGCCGCCGTACGGGCCCGGCTGCTGGCCACCGTCGCCGTCGAGTCCCGCGGCACCCGCTCGGCGCGCGGGCCGCAGGCCGCCCGGGAGGCGGAGCGGCTGGCCCGCGGCCTGGACGATCCGGCGCTGCTGGCGTTCGCGCTCAACGGCGTGTTCATGCAGACCTTCGAGCGCACCGGCCTGGCCGCGGAACGGGACGGCATTGGCGCCGAGCTGGTCGCGCTGTCGGCGCGGCACGGCCTCGTGACGTACGAGGTGCTGGGCCACCTCATCCGGCTCCAGGCCCGCGCCGCCCTGGCGGACTTCCCCGGCGCCGACGAGCACGCCGCCGCGGCCGACCGGCTCGCCGAGCGCCACGAACTGCCGCTGGTCGCGGTGTTCACCGGCTGGTACGCGGCCCTCCGCCTCGCCGAGACCGGCACCCCGCCCCCGCACGCGGCGGCCCCCGCCGGGGCCGGGCCCGCCGGCCGTGACGTGGCCGGGCGGTCCGAGGGTGCCGACGCCTCGCCCGTGCAGGCGGAAGCGGCCACCGAAGCCGGGACCCGCCCCTCGCCCCCGTATGCCCCTTCCGACGCCGAGGACGCCTATCGTGCCGCCGCCCGGCTCCTCGACGGGGCCGGGATGCCCGGTCTGGAGCGCGGGCTGCTCCCCCTGGCCCTGCTCTGCCTGCGGCTACGGCGCGGGCTCCCCGTGTCCGCCGGCGGCGGCGCCGACTGGGGCCCGTACGAGCCGTGGGTGCGGCCGCTGCTCCTGCTGGGCGAGAGGCGGCGGGCCGAGGCGGCGACCGCGCTGCGGGCCATCGCTGAGCCGCCGCGGGATCTGATGCAGGAGGCCGTCTGGTGCCTCGTCGCGCGGGCCGCCGTCGAACTCGGCGACCGCGAGACCGTGGCCCGCGCCCGCGACCGCCTCGCCCCCGCGGCGGACGAGATCGCCGGCGCCGGGACCGGGCTGCTGACCCTGGGCCCGGTCGCAGATCACCTCGCCGCGCTCACCGCCGCACTAGGCGACTCACCGCCCGCGTAGCCCGCCTCAGAGCCGGATCTCGCGGCGGGTGTCAATGCCCGTGCCGTACACCGGGTCGCGGCCCGGGACGTGGACCTCGCAGCTCGTCGCGCGGGCCCGGTACAGCCGCAGCCCCTCGTCGCCGCTGAGGTCCTCGGGCCGGAACCGCGTCGCCCCGGCGGCGACCGCGCCCCCGAACGCCTCGTCGCACGCCGCCGCGAGCTGCGCCTCCGGCACCTTCTCCGCCGTAGCGCCGATGTACACCGCGCGCCCTTCGCCGACCGCCGCCGTGGAGTCGTAGACGACGAACTCGACGCCGGGCCGCGCGGCGATGTTGGCGGAGTGCCGCGCCTGGGGCGAGGAGACCCAGTAGAAGGTGCGGTAACCGGCGTGTGTGAAGAACACCGGCGAGACCCGCGGCCGTCCGTCGGACTCCGCGGTGCCCAGGACGAGATAGCGGTTCGCGTCGAGCACGCTGCGGGCCATCCCGGCCAGGTCGTCGGGAAGTGTCACGGCTGTCCTCCTTCACCCTTCGCGGCCGACGTCGGCCGTTCCGGCGACGGTATCCGACGCTACTGACAACCGCCTCCGGGCCGCCCCGAGCCCCGCCCTCCACGCTCAGCCCCCGGCCCCCACCGGGTCCGCCGCCAGCAGCGATGTCAGCGCGGTGATGTCCGCCGCCCCGTCCAGCCCCTCCACCGCCGCCTTGATCTCCCGCGCCCGGTCCCCGGCCGGCACGTCCGCCGTCAGCGCCGCGAACTTGCGCTCCAGGTCCGCCTCCGACAGCGGGTTCCCGGCCGCGCCCAGCGGGTGCTCGACGTCGCGCACGTACGTCTCGCCCGAGCGCGCGGTCACTTCTGTCACCGACGCCACCGACTGCCGCAGCGCGCCCGCGCGTTCGTCCAGGCCCGCGTCCCCCGTGACCGTGATGCGGGCGCTGAGCGCGGCGATCGCCGGGTCGGTCGTGCGGAGGTCGGTCATGATGTCGGCGAAGCCGACGCGGCCGCGGTGGGCGGCGACCGCCAGGACGTACTGCATGCAGTGGGAGCGCAGCGGGTTGGCGTCCACCACGTGGTACGACGAGCGCGGGGCGCGGACGGCCACGCGGTCGATGTCGCCGGGGCGCAGGTCGTGCGCCCGCATGATGCCGAGCAGCCCGTCGAGGGCGGCGGGGATGAACACGCAGCAGGAGTTGCGCTTGAAGAACAGCTCCCCGACCGCGTACCGCTCGCCGATACCGGCGAGCAGCGCCTCCTGGTCCCACTGTCCCGTGAAGGCGTGCCCGAAGGGGTACTTGCCGCCGAAGACGTCCGCGGGACCGCGCAGCCCGATCCCCGCGAGCGTGGCGGCCTGCACCCCGGCCTGGGCGGCGAGGCCGATGTTGAGGGGACGGGACTGCTCCGTGGGGTCGTCCACCCACGACAGCAGCCCGGACGCGCTCGTGCCCGCCAGCCCCAGCGCGGCCGCGAACCGCTCCTCGTCCAGGCCCAGCAGCAGCCCCGCGGCGACCGCGCTGCCGAACGTGCCCGCGACCGTCGTCGGGTGGAAGCCGCGCGCGTACTGGACGGCGGGGCCGAGGGCGTAGCTGACGCGGGCGGCGACGTCGATGCCGGCGACCGTGGCGGCCAGCACGTCGGCCCCGGAGGAGCGCTGCCGCTCCGCCACGGCGAGCGCGGCGGGGGCGACGACGGCGATGGCGTGGACGTTGGCGGAGGGGTGGTGGCTCTCGATGTCGCAGTAGTAGGCGAGCGTGCCGTTGGCGAGGGCTGCGGTGCTCGCGTCGGTGCGCAGCGCGGAGCCGAAGAGGCGGGAGGTGCCGGGGCCGGCTTCTGCGGCGGTCTTCTCCAGCAGGTCCATCACCGGGTAGCGGCGGGAGGTGGCGGCCATGAGGGCGCCGAGGCAGTCGTAGAGCGCGTTCTTCGCCTGGCGGACGACGGGGGCGGGGAGGCGGTCGTAGGCGAAGACGTCGAGGTGGTCGAGGAGTTGCTGCGTGCGGGTGCGGGACATGGCGGGATCCTCCCGGGTGCGGTGGTACGGAATCGGCGCGATCAGCGCGCGAGGCCGCGCAGTGCCGTGGTCATCCGGCCGAGGGCGGCCGCCCACACCGCCTCGTCGCGGGCGTAGCAGACCCGGAAGGAGCCGATGCCGCGCGGTCCGAACTGGTAGCCGGGGCTCACCAGGACGCCCGCCTCGCGCACG from Streptomyces sp. CMB-StM0423 includes the following:
- a CDS encoding response regulator yields the protein MTKKPTPATPLRVILADDHTVMRTGLVALLAAEPSIEVVGEAGDGREAVALVARLDPDVALLDLRMPRLDGVGATAAIVAAAARTRVLILTTYDTDSEIERAVEAGATGYLLKDATRAQLVDAIHAASRGETVLAPRVAQRLVAKMRSPAPVTLTPRESEVLAGVAEGLSNAEIGKRLFIGEATVKTHLLRIFAKLDVSDRTRAVVVALESGLLPGR
- a CDS encoding S1 family peptidase; translated protein: MSRRRTAPPLRTTATAAVLAVLGALLTVLAPPASASAPPQPAAATAVRGGEALYGASYACTLGFNAVSGGTTYGIIAGHCADVGSTWAVDTEGGRVSVGTTAGAVFPGSDYGIVRYTNTSVSYPGEVKGSGGAPVDITGAADPAPGMSLCHYGRVGGYRCGTLQAVNLTVNFPGGAVSGLFRSNICSEPGDTGGPAFSGGRAVGIIVGSSGNCTSGGVTYYQPIKEILAAYGLTLS
- a CDS encoding alpha/beta fold hydrolase, producing the protein MSPRIPGFGYRRVTVADGVALSAAVGGNPDGSPVVLLHGFPQTHLMWRHVAARLAADHTVICPDLRGYGASDKPAEAPGGPGGAYAKRTMAEDIVALARALGYERFALAGHDRGALVAFRAGLDHPGAVTHLACLDVLPTLDMWDVMHGVPAAVGFHLYLMAQPPGLPEEMIAAAPDAFFGHFLDIWSGGADAIPAEIRAAYLAASREAVPSIVADYRASAGIDVEHDTADRNAGNRLRMPVAVLQQDWGAALGFDAAARWRAWAPGLRHATVTCGHFMAEEAPDEVAAALRDLLARTPAATTA
- a CDS encoding AfsR/SARP family transcriptional regulator, whose protein sequence is MRVLFGVLGPVTAWDGDGAGSSGDGAGGAADSAIALKGPRHRAVLARLIVARRRVVPVGLLAEDLWTDPPADAVGTVRTFVAALRRALEPGRPPRAPARLLVTQGPGYALRAEPDSVDAWRFEAAVGEAGALPPGEAVARLDQALGWWRGPAYAEFADLPWARTERSRLADLRLHAVELHAEARLSLGRAAETAADLDAHVAGHPWREDAWRLLALALYRAGRQADALAVLRRARTMLGEQLGVDPGPALRRLETDILAQADHLEGPGGGREVGAGGGPGGRSAGAGGEGVEPEGRRQGIGGVPDGGGPAGAAEAPAPGVGGGGTDDRGGSGPDSRVFGERAGAGRDGGDAGGGEGEGVRRVWAEAAAAYDRAVAGGARARLESTVGLLRSLAVTGGGGLQAARRHRVAAVEAAEESGDPELTARVIGAYDVPAVWTRVDDPEQAARVVAAAERALAALPPAEHAAVRARLLATVAVESRGTRSARGPQAAREAERLARGLDDPALLAFALNGVFMQTFERTGLAAERDGIGAELVALSARHGLVTYEVLGHLIRLQARAALADFPGADEHAAAADRLAERHELPLVAVFTGWYAALRLAETGTPPPHAAAPAGAGPAGRDVAGRSEGADASPVQAEAATEAGTRPSPPYAPSDAEDAYRAAARLLDGAGMPGLERGLLPLALLCLRLRRGLPVSAGGGADWGPYEPWVRPLLLLGERRRAEAATALRAIAEPPRDLMQEAVWCLVARAAVELGDRETVARARDRLAPAADEIAGAGTGLLTLGPVADHLAALTAALGDSPPA
- a CDS encoding pyridoxamine 5'-phosphate oxidase family protein, which gives rise to MTLPDDLAGMARSVLDANRYLVLGTAESDGRPRVSPVFFTHAGYRTFYWVSSPQARHSANIAARPGVEFVVYDSTAAVGEGRAVYIGATAEKVPEAQLAAACDEAFGGAVAAGATRFRPEDLSGDEGLRLYRARATSCEVHVPGRDPVYGTGIDTRREIRL
- a CDS encoding MmgE/PrpD family protein yields the protein MSRTRTQQLLDHLDVFAYDRLPAPVVRQAKNALYDCLGALMAATSRRYPVMDLLEKTAAEAGPGTSRLFGSALRTDASTAALANGTLAYYCDIESHHPSANVHAIAVVAPAALAVAERQRSSGADVLAATVAGIDVAARVSYALGPAVQYARGFHPTTVAGTFGSAVAAGLLLGLDEERFAAALGLAGTSASGLLSWVDDPTEQSRPLNIGLAAQAGVQAATLAGIGLRGPADVFGGKYPFGHAFTGQWDQEALLAGIGERYAVGELFFKRNSCCVFIPAALDGLLGIMRAHDLRPGDIDRVAVRAPRSSYHVVDANPLRSHCMQYVLAVAAHRGRVGFADIMTDLRTTDPAIAALSARITVTGDAGLDERAGALRQSVASVTEVTARSGETYVRDVEHPLGAAGNPLSEADLERKFAALTADVPAGDRAREIKAAVEGLDGAADITALTSLLAADPVGAGG